One Abditibacteriota bacterium genomic region harbors:
- a CDS encoding GNAT family N-acetyltransferase, with translation MFTVHSASTPREELALKRCMASAFGPGSLAGASGRVGFISKYFGSDFLVIADTEDCVAASGLCAAPCPVYIDEVPVPQASIGLVATRAAFRKQGMAEGCLRETHRRFRDRGIPLSCLWPFAYFFYRKYGWEIGGSALECSASPEAFADCEAAPLFFESGADTENIIALHAGSFCRYNGSNVRSRFWWREYPDMFARGGLKGAYIRDSKGCPSAGCIFCERERDGVRYLQIPEIYYTRHSDMRLLMGSLTKEYPDTGFDFRLPPDTDFFRTMPDPRQVRRALVSGHMLRVHDPAGALVWLKPRNSGTLSFSIEDPFEEEPHRFTVTWDGPCPRIAGYTGVNPVETSIGLFSQLYCGAVKLGPDNRRDYVSCSEEAAGLLRDLMPVNGAYRSSMDPG, from the coding sequence ATGTTTACCGTTCACAGCGCGTCCACTCCCCGGGAGGAGCTGGCGCTGAAGAGATGCATGGCTTCCGCCTTCGGCCCCGGCAGCCTGGCGGGGGCCTCCGGACGGGTCGGCTTTATCAGCAAATATTTCGGCTCGGATTTTCTCGTTATCGCCGACACAGAGGACTGCGTTGCGGCCTCCGGGCTGTGCGCGGCGCCCTGCCCGGTGTATATAGACGAAGTGCCGGTGCCCCAGGCCTCCATAGGTCTGGTAGCCACCCGCGCCGCCTTCAGAAAACAGGGCATGGCGGAAGGGTGCCTCAGAGAGACCCACCGGCGGTTTCGGGACAGGGGCATACCCCTTTCCTGCCTGTGGCCCTTTGCCTACTTCTTTTATCGCAAATACGGCTGGGAAATAGGCGGCAGCGCTCTGGAATGCAGCGCCTCGCCGGAGGCCTTCGCAGACTGCGAGGCCGCCCCTCTGTTTTTTGAAAGCGGAGCCGACACGGAGAATATCATCGCCCTCCACGCCGGGAGCTTTTGCCGGTACAACGGCTCCAACGTCCGCAGCCGGTTTTGGTGGCGCGAATATCCCGACATGTTTGCCCGCGGAGGGCTGAAGGGAGCGTATATCAGAGACAGCAAGGGCTGCCCGTCGGCGGGCTGCATCTTCTGTGAGAGGGAAAGAGACGGCGTCCGGTATCTCCAGATACCCGAGATATACTACACCCGGCACTCCGACATGCGCCTGCTCATGGGTAGCCTGACCAAAGAGTATCCCGACACGGGCTTTGACTTCAGACTGCCGCCGGACACCGACTTTTTCCGCACTATGCCCGACCCCAGACAGGTCCGCCGCGCCCTCGTGTCCGGCCACATGCTCCGGGTCCACGACCCCGCCGGGGCCCTGGTCTGGCTGAAGCCGCGGAACAGCGGGACCCTGAGCTTTTCCATCGAGGACCCCTTTGAGGAGGAGCCCCACCGGTTTACCGTCACCTGGGACGGGCCCTGCCCCCGGATCGCCGGCTACACCGGGGTGAACCCGGTGGAGACGTCCATCGGCCTCTTTTCACAGCTCTACTGCGGCGCGGTAAAGCTCGGCCCGGACAACCGGCGGGACTACGTCTCCTGCAGCGAGGAAGCCGCCGGGCTCCTCAGGGACCTGATGCCCGTGAACGGAGCCTACAGAAGCAGCATGGACCCCGGGTAA